From the Candidatus Latescibacterota bacterium genome, one window contains:
- a CDS encoding DUF1367 family protein, producing MSEIYMIRTSSGLTPADISEWETLSGDRIKIGDECKCTITVPRNIKFHRKFFGMIWDAFEMQDKYT from the coding sequence GTGAGTGAAATCTACATGATTCGCACAAGCTCAGGTTTAACCCCTGCTGACATAAGCGAATGGGAAACACTATCCGGTGACAGAATCAAAATTGGCGATGAATGCAAATGCACAATCACGGTTCCGCGCAATATTAAATTTCACCGTAAGTTTTTCGGCATGATTTGGGATGCTTTTGAAATGCAGGATAAGTACACC